One Paralichthys olivaceus isolate ysfri-2021 chromosome 8, ASM2471397v2, whole genome shotgun sequence genomic region harbors:
- the LOC109627507 gene encoding uncharacterized protein, with the protein MTSRLAFQTQLASIMEVLANAAVAEICKLVDDDYAVVSLQMSQCQRENKALKRKVHLLELKMARGNAERRLRESVTNCNRPRVQINTGDRRRESPTATGGVFERQMDIPLWSDRTVTRNTLSQANHSDNIQSKSPDVELVEPDAILVKEEMVEANMLRIEETEDVPLIGDDGVLKRVHREVSGERLRLEEQDTQIQISRTRPTGSNCNSSRGVEDDEPDVVLVKVEEVEPLSGAQNRTDLSIQEGLVESSTDDRGGLPFDDTTQASNNQLLDLQESGGGFSESADPQSTPMITEDSSSKVAVKLRVPDTKTSANPNTQPPAAQRSSNSTTLSSEYSLFELETFFTHWAPDNDSVSAPGGPSCSFSIDDSAEFDPDGVTIVEAEPSVSSAVRISGGQSLSSAAGCSTVHIQPPVSQALSAGTSVSVPQRIQVPSSQHPWRRTPATIKCAQSVKQQQHNSPSAVSTLSSSTAAAANSNSGDKTSVSGISSTCRTMSSTMAPQSALAVRVSPELLASIDLANAAQQRASLLGHHSKSQATSIASGERRRKSYVCQACGKSFSGLSNLEAHERVHTGEKPFRCDTCGKHFSEAGNLKKHQRVHTGEKPFSCKQCGKSFAWICNLRTHQQSATGCGSQLRGELGLG; encoded by the exons ATGACCAGCCGTCTGGCCTTCCAGACTCAGCTGGCCTCCATCATGGAAGTCCTGGCTAACGCTGCCGTGGCGGAGATCTGTAAGCTGGTAGACGATGATTATGCCGTGGTGAGTTTGCAGATGTCCCagtgtcagagagagaacaaagcCCTGAAGAGGAAAGTGCACCTACTTGAACTGAAGATGGCGAGAGGGAACGCCGAGCGGAGGCTCCGAGAGAGCGTCACGAACTGTAACCGACCGAGGGTGCAGATAAACACCGGCGACAGGCGCCGGGAGTCCCCGACGGCCACCG GTGGAGTGTTTGAGCGGCAGATGGATATCCCTCTGTGGTCTGACAGAACTGTCACACGCAACACACTCAGCCAGGCAAACCATTCTGACAACATCCAAAGTAAG TCTCCAGATGTGGAGCTGGTGGAGCCAGATGCAATATTGGTAAAGGAGGAGATGGTGGAAGCGAACATGTTACGCATTGAAGAAACAGAGGACGTGCCACTTATAGGAGATGATG GAGTGCTGAAACGTGTCCATCGTGAAGTATCTGGGGAGAGACTGAGGCTTGAAGAGCAGGATACCCAGATCCAAATCAGCAGGACCAGGCCTACAGGCAGCaactgcaacagcagcagaggagtggAG GACGATGAGCCAGATGTGGTGCTGGTGAaggtggaggaagtggagccaCTGTCGGGAGCACAGAACCGGACAGACCTCAGCATACAGGAGG GGTTGGTGGAGTCAAGCACAGATGACAGAGGAGGGCTGCCATTTGATGACACCACGCAAGCTTCCAACAATCAGCTTTTAGACCTGCAGGAGTCTGGGGGGGGCTTCTCAGAG TCTGCAGACCCTCAATCGACCCCCATGATAACAGAAGATTCCAGCAGTAAAGTGGCAGTCAAACTCCGGGTACCAGATACCAAAACGTCAGCCAACCCCAACACGCAACCACCAGCAGCACAGAGATCCAGTAACAGCACCACTCTCAGCTCTGAGTACTCTCTGTTTGAGCTTGAGACATTCTTCACACACTGGGCTCCTGATAATGACTCTGTGTCCGCCCCCGGTGGCCCCTCATGTTCTTTCAGCATTGATGACTCAGCAGAGTTCGACCCAGATGGAGTAACTATTGTAGAGGCTGAGCCATCAGTCTCCTCAGCAGTGAGGATTAGTGGAGGGCAGAGTTTGTCCTCTGCAGCTGGATGCTCCACAGTTCACATCCAGCCCCCTGTGTCACAAG CTCTGTCAGCAGGGACTTCTGTGTCCGTACCTCAGAGGATCCAGGTTCCATCTTCCCAGCATCCATGGAGGAGAACACCAGCCACGATTAAATGTGCACAGTCagtgaaacagcagcagcacaacagccCCTCTGCAGTGAGCACACTGTCCTCCAGCACAGCTGCTGCCGCTAACAGTAACAGTGGTGATAAAACAAGTGTCTCTGGTATAAGCTCAACCTGCAGGACAATGAGCTCCACTATGGCTCCACAGTCAGCTTTAGCTGTCAGGGTATCCCCAGAACTGTTAGCCAGCATTGATTTAGCAAATGCTGCACAGCAACGAGCCAGCCTCCTCGGTCACCACAGTAAAAGCCAGGCTACCAGTATTGCATCCGGTGAGCGCCGCAGGAAAAGCTATGTATGCCAAGCCTGTGGTAAGTCCTTCTCTGGCTTGTCCAACCTGGAGGCCCACGAGAGAGTCCATACGGGGGAAAAACCTTTCCGCTGCGACACCTGCGGGAAACACTTCTCAGAGGCAGGGAACCTGAAGAAGCACCAGAGGGTTCACACCGGAGAGAAACCCTTTAGCTGCAAGCAGTGTGGAAAGAGTTTTGCCTGGATCTGCAATCTGCGGACGCACCAGCAGTCTGCCACAGGCTGCGGATCACAGCTCAGGGGAGAGTTGGGCCTGGGCTGA